Proteins from a single region of Roseateles sp. XES5:
- a CDS encoding TPM domain-containing protein: MVMNLRTWKFMLGLSVATMALACGARAGTAPLSRAGEGFLTPIPNGAAICDDMFSRLEKKDRGVFVAEAETKTPSEQELAAELSELLQACSYDGQAFKVDPRALAGTDGTDGKEAVRNIMRFTGLPQNFKVVEGEVPNAAALIVMGGDGVPERVIAYNAVFMKQVREATINNDWASISIMAHEIGHHLSGHTLLPGGSQPPIELEADKFSGFVLYKMGAALTDATKAISTLIPEEDGPTHPGRKKRLVAIEAGWTESCEQQAGPQCSDTAVAAADPQPEADVEAKTESGFATSGLATDNQAHAAADGNAVPQDLAGLTREALEARLIEAMGKLTKPDADIDAVSKEVEAINNALASAGSAPANKPETVAVGPMDRMPVLDAASTPSKFDRFVYDELGMFDPAIKETLAKAAYDFAESNNIEIVTIVAKDLQERSADQYALDAMRQLRVGKLEVGNGAVLVVAPGSRQTGIALGAGLLVEYEDSKPLRGYLESFLKLLDGGTKPPAASELIAEAGYRIMRDTKPWEWNVRFQSLEEMVAAEAKAEADRAATGAKYDPLKSPSWRKLARVRATIVTTTPSRDDKVLDVNTIKEERIGPAMHVRSAEGRDALVYVNPAAAALMPVPLETGRTYAFVVRESFFAGDTPQFDLISYDLID; this comes from the coding sequence ATGGTGATGAACCTGCGAACCTGGAAATTCATGCTCGGCCTTTCCGTGGCCACGATGGCGCTTGCCTGCGGGGCGAGGGCCGGCACCGCACCGCTGTCGCGCGCGGGAGAAGGCTTCCTGACACCGATCCCGAACGGCGCGGCGATCTGCGACGACATGTTCAGCCGCCTCGAGAAGAAGGACCGCGGCGTGTTCGTCGCCGAGGCGGAAACGAAGACGCCTTCCGAGCAGGAACTGGCCGCGGAACTGAGCGAGTTGCTGCAGGCCTGTTCCTATGATGGCCAGGCCTTCAAGGTGGATCCACGCGCCCTGGCCGGCACCGATGGCACGGATGGCAAGGAAGCCGTGCGCAACATCATGCGATTCACCGGCCTGCCGCAGAACTTCAAGGTCGTCGAGGGCGAAGTGCCGAACGCCGCCGCGCTGATCGTGATGGGGGGTGACGGCGTGCCGGAACGCGTCATCGCCTATAATGCCGTCTTCATGAAACAGGTGCGCGAGGCAACGATCAACAACGATTGGGCCAGCATCTCCATCATGGCGCACGAGATCGGTCATCACCTCTCCGGCCATACGTTGCTGCCGGGCGGCAGCCAGCCGCCGATCGAGCTGGAGGCGGACAAGTTCAGCGGCTTCGTGCTCTACAAGATGGGCGCGGCGCTGACCGACGCCACCAAGGCGATCAGCACGCTCATTCCCGAAGAGGACGGCCCGACCCATCCCGGCCGCAAGAAGCGGCTGGTGGCGATCGAGGCGGGCTGGACGGAATCCTGCGAGCAGCAGGCCGGCCCCCAATGCAGCGACACGGCGGTCGCCGCCGCCGATCCGCAGCCGGAAGCCGACGTCGAGGCCAAGACGGAAAGCGGTTTCGCGACGTCAGGGCTTGCCACGGACAACCAGGCCCATGCCGCCGCGGACGGCAACGCGGTTCCGCAGGATCTGGCGGGACTGACCCGCGAGGCGCTGGAAGCCCGGCTGATCGAGGCAATGGGCAAGCTGACGAAGCCGGATGCCGATATCGATGCTGTAAGCAAGGAGGTCGAGGCCATCAACAATGCACTGGCGTCAGCCGGAAGCGCGCCGGCCAACAAGCCGGAGACGGTGGCAGTCGGCCCGATGGACAGGATGCCGGTGCTCGATGCGGCCAGCACGCCCTCCAAGTTCGACCGCTTCGTCTATGACGAGCTCGGCATGTTCGATCCGGCGATCAAGGAGACGTTGGCAAAGGCTGCCTACGACTTCGCCGAAAGCAACAATATCGAGATCGTCACCATCGTCGCGAAGGACCTGCAGGAGCGCAGCGCGGATCAATATGCGCTGGATGCGATGCGCCAGCTGCGCGTCGGCAAGCTGGAGGTCGGCAACGGCGCAGTGCTGGTCGTCGCGCCCGGGAGCCGGCAGACGGGCATCGCGCTCGGCGCTGGTCTTCTCGTGGAGTATGAGGACAGCAAGCCGCTGCGTGGTTATCTCGAGAGCTTCCTGAAGCTGCTCGATGGCGGCACAAAACCGCCGGCCGCCAGCGAGCTGATCGCCGAAGCCGGCTATCGCATCATGCGCGATACCAAGCCTTGGGAATGGAACGTGCGGTTCCAGAGCCTCGAGGAGATGGTCGCCGCCGAAGCGAAAGCCGAGGCCGACCGTGCCGCGACGGGGGCGAAATACGACCCGCTGAAAAGCCCGTCCTGGCGCAAGCTCGCCCGGGTGCGCGCGACCATCGTGACGACGACGCCGAGCCGGGACGACAAGGTGCTGGACGTGAACACCATCAAGGAGGAGCGCATCGGCCCCGCCATGCATGTCCGCTCCGCCGAGGGCCGCGACGCCCTCGTCTACGTCAATCCCGCCGCAGCCGCGCTGATGCCGGTGCCGCTGGAAACCGGCAGGACCTACGCCTTCGTCGTCCGCGAAAGCTTCTTCGCCGGCGACACGCCGCAATTCGACCTGATCAGCTACGATCTGATCGACTAG
- a CDS encoding DUF3667 domain-containing protein, with protein sequence MTDPDRPSAAHFDAPVCRNCGAALSTPFCSACGQKKARRFGWGEVRDEAWDKLRWFEADMVKAALRVAFAPGSVARAYVLGERKKHVHPLKLLLAAIVLLLVVIHQTDFFGSASPGLSKALVLVQAYSKWSFSIGIVAILAASLIVFRRRGGFNVVEHLVLATYAHFVILVANILNLLPLYWWTGIEAVKAHRAISGYYMGWVEAGIVFVAFTQFFSIDLRRQWWWPLIGTAVFYAVKKGALYLYGRAVIRIVMTQLA encoded by the coding sequence ATGACCGATCCGGATCGTCCGTCCGCGGCCCATTTCGACGCGCCGGTCTGCCGCAATTGCGGCGCCGCGCTCTCCACGCCCTTCTGTTCCGCCTGCGGCCAGAAGAAGGCGCGGCGCTTCGGCTGGGGCGAGGTGCGGGACGAAGCCTGGGACAAGCTGCGCTGGTTCGAAGCCGACATGGTCAAGGCGGCCCTGCGGGTCGCTTTCGCCCCAGGCAGCGTGGCGCGCGCCTATGTGCTCGGCGAGCGCAAGAAGCATGTGCACCCGCTGAAGCTCCTGCTGGCGGCCATCGTGCTTTTGCTTGTCGTCATCCACCAGACGGATTTCTTCGGCTCCGCGAGCCCCGGTCTCAGCAAGGCGCTGGTGCTGGTGCAGGCCTATTCGAAATGGTCGTTCTCCATCGGGATCGTCGCCATTCTGGCCGCCTCGCTGATCGTTTTCCGGCGTCGCGGCGGGTTCAACGTGGTCGAGCATCTGGTGCTGGCGACCTATGCGCATTTCGTGATCCTCGTCGCCAACATCCTCAATCTCCTGCCGCTCTACTGGTGGACGGGTATTGAGGCGGTGAAGGCACATCGCGCCATCTCCGGCTACTACATGGGCTGGGTCGAGGCCGGCATCGTCTTCGTGGCCTTCACGCAGTTCTTTTCAATCGATCTTCGCCGGCAATGGTGGTGGCCGCTCATCGGCACCGCCGTGTTCTACGCCGTCAAGAAGGGCGCGCTCTATCTCTACGGGCGCGCAGTGATCCGGATCGTCATGACCCAACTCGCCTGA